In Eulemur rufifrons isolate Redbay chromosome 2, OSU_ERuf_1, whole genome shotgun sequence, the sequence TACCAGCCCAACCTCGGGCCTGTGGGCTGAGAACTGAAGCCGGAGGAGGCTGCCTTGTTCCTGGGTCACTTCACCCTCCAGCCACCCTGGGGCCACAATGCTCTCTACCTGGAACCCGAGGCCCAGAtgggtgtgggggctgggggtcaggagagctgctgcagccccagctctgctgctcacACAGGCCTTTGGGCCTGGCTCAGTCTCCCCACCTGGACACAAGCACAACACTCCCCCTACCCCCTTTCCAGCTCCCTGGACCTCAAAGATGGCAAGGACAGGAAATGAGGGACACACAGGCAGTGCAAACGAATGCAGACCCCCTGGGGCCTGCAGGCAAGCTGAGGCAGTGTCTGCAAACCCAGACAGATGCTGTCTGATCGTCACCCTCAGGGTCACTGCGGTGCTGGCGGTGGCCGAGCCAAGGCCCAGTCCTGGGCAGTCTGACCGCAGAGCTCCCACACTGCATTGCCCGGCTGTTTTGCCCCttaggggaggcaggaggccacGGTCTGGGGTGCAGAGAATGATCTCATCtcctcatttttgaaattaaaaatttcaatagctTGGCTGAGAAGGACCAGGGAGGGAGTGGGTGATTCATACAAGGACAGGGACCAGACACGGCCCAGGGAGGTCGCAGGGTGGGAGATAAGTGAGCATGGTGGTAGACTGGGCAGTGGGATTAGggctcccagggcctggcccccCCTTGCCCACAAGAGGATGGCCGTGGGGGCTGGTGTGGAAAGGCCGGGGGGCAGGGATGGAGTTAAGGTCATTCAGGTTGACTTCAAgagactgggggtggggcagacgGGAAAGGCCTGGAAGCCACCCGGGAGATGGCAGGATGGAAGGGCCCTGTCCTGGGGCTGGCACAGGGGCAAGGCCAGCTCATTAGCCCCCTGCCTTGGGGGGGAAGCGGCAGGAGCAGCGCTGCCCCGGGCTGGCTAGTGCCCCGGCGGGGGCAGGACATGGCCCGAGGAGAGGGCGGCACCGCTCCTGCCGCCCGGCGGGCAGCGGACCCCCTTCCCCGAGGAGCTGGCATCAGGGGCCCCGCCGCGCGGGCCGGACGCGGGCAGGAGCCGCCGCTCTCACTCTTGGGGCCCGCGCGGCTCCACGTGGGGGTGCGTCGGGAGCGCGCGGAGACTTGGGGGCTCCCCGCAACTGAACACGAGCCACTCTGGGGCCGTTACGCAGGCGCAGAGCCCGAAGGCCGCTCGCCCCAGGGCCCGCAGGACCGGGCGCGGCTCGGGGATCCCGCAGGGGCGGGGCCGAGGGGCGGGGCCAAGCCGGGAGCGGGGGGCCGGCTCTGGCCACGCCCCACGGCTGCGTGCTGACGCCACGCGGCGGCGCCGGACGGGCGCGCACCGTTGCCGGGCAACGCGCCGGCGCCGGGCCGAGGGAACGCGGGCTTCCCGCTGCGCCCGGCCGGACCCCGCGGAGGCGGCGACGCGGCGGCGGAGGTGGGTGCGGGGCCCGGGCCGCGTGGGGACCCTCGGGCCGCGCGCGCAGCTGCCTCCTCGGGCCCCGTGCGGGCGGAGGCCCCGGGCGCCGGGCGCCCTCCCTCGGGTCCCTCGCACCGCGGCCGGCGGGACCTCGTAGCCGCGCGGGAGGAAGCCCGGCCCCCGGCGGCGCGCTGCGTGCGGTCGTGCGGGCCCCGCGGCGGGGAGGGCCGGCAGCCTGGCAGCGCAGCTCGCCGGCGCGCATGTGTCCTGAGCCGCTTCCCGGCCGGTCTGCGCGCCCCGGCGGCTCCGAGATGCAAGGCCGGCGGGAGCGGGTGGCGCAGTCGTGGGGCGACCGCGCAGGGGCAGCGGGCGACGGTTCCCTCCGAGAGGCTCCCGGGAGGCGGAGCGGTGACGACGTGGGATGGGCGAGGACCCGCGCCAGCCTCCTCCTGCGCGACGGGAAAGCCGGCGTCCCCAGGCCCGGCGAGGGCTCCACCTGCACCGCCGGCCGCCGGGACCCCGGGGAACACAGCACCTGGGGGGAGTTCGAAGGCTTCCGGGAACCTTCTGCCGAGTCCGGACAGTCCGCTCAGTCCCTTCAGCTCCTACAGGGACCCACAGAGCCTCAGCCACCGAGAACCGCTTCTGCCCCAGAGGAGTGCGGTTCCCACCGGCTGTACCAGGGTGGACCTTGGATGACAGGAGCCGCTGTCGTCCCACCTTCCGAGGTATTTCTAAAGTGCTTGTCACCATGTCAGTGGGAAGTGCTTTGCACACCGAAAGCTCTGCTGCGCCGGCCAGGAGGGGCTGCCAGCCTTGGGGGGTCTTGTCTCTCCTGGCCTTCGTCCCTGGCCATGTGGTTACTGTCCTGTGCCCCAGAGGCCAGGGAAGGAGTTGGCAGAGGAGGCTACAGCAATGGGTCCCAGAAGGCCAAGATGGGAGCCACCGAACCCCGGTGTTTTCTGCGACCCTCCTCCCCAGGGTGTCCGCTCCGCCCACCCATCGTGGGCTGTGCTTTGCTGGCCCCAGTTCAGGGCCTGTGGGGAAGGAGCTTTTTGTCTGAATTCTGAATCTGCAGAGTTAGAAAGTCTCACAGATTCTAAAATCACATCACATTTCAGCTGTGAGAAATGAACTGGTGCTGCGGCCCACTGGCTCTTTCTGAGCCGACTGCCCGGTGTTGACACTTTCGTGACGGCCTCCGAGCCTTTCTTTCtcgtcttccttttctttttgttgctccTGTTCTCTGCCATCTCTTCCCAAGTGGCTCATTCCAAGCACCGTAAGAATGAAAGACGAGAACTGAAACActtaaggaaggaaataatggtGTTGCTGGCTCTCGGGGCTGGACTGTTTGTTTCCTAAACCAGTCAGTTTCCCTGCACCCCTGACAGTCAGCTCTGCTGTAATACTTATTTTCAAAACATGGTTGATTTATTAGGGAACAGTTTGAACTTAATTTGAATCTCACAAGAAACAGCAGGTGGAGAGAGGCGTGGAGTACCTAACGTGCACGGcacacctgccacctgccagcaCCCCTGTTTACTGCACCCATGCACACCTGGCGCTCGGACCGCGCGCGGTTCGAACTGCCCTCCTCCTACCACTTCACACAGCTCAGCCACAAAGCCGCGTCCGTTCCCAGGGCACGTGCCGCGTTCACTGTTGTATGCGAGGAGTTCATGACCCGTTACCATGGAAAACAGTGCTGACATAACGAGGCATCTTTTCTCATGTGACACGGATGAGGTTTGAATGGCGTGCCCCGTTTTCCCACGAcccctgtgtgtttgtgtgattcTGCATAACGTGGTGATTTTTAGGAATGAATATGGCAAGTGGGGGTAGCACTAATGGTACAATCACAAATTTCATTTGTACCAAAACTATTTATTTGGAATAAGGTAACATAATGTGTGTACTGCTCCTAAAtgtgacatgtttttttttttgttttcagcccATTCTCAGCTACGAGGACATTTTTAAGTTTGCTTTTCAAGAAGTAACCGTCCCACAGGCAACTGAAGATGTTTCCGCCTTACACCATTTTCTAGAAATAAGCAGTGAAGAAAAGCCTGGCCTTGAATCTGTACACAAATTTTGGTAATGAACTTACACTGGAACTGTTTCTTATAGCAACTCAGCATTTGTGCTTGTGTTTGATAGAAGCaagtgtggttttgttttcacCTGTATCTTGAGCATCATCTCTCCCGCAGCCCCTGCCATGCGGGGATCGTAGGGGCCCCATGAGGAGCGGGCAGCATGGTTGAGGCTCTAGCTGTGGCTCCTCCTCTCCGAGCCCATGTTCAGTGACAAACCCCTACCAGCTCCCCTGGAGCAAGCGGACCCAAGCCCAGCACCTCTGTCTCGGTGTGAGTGCTGGGGGGAgagggcagtgggcagaggaGCCTCCTAGGGGACTTGGCTGCGTGGTCACTGCAGCCTCGTGATCCTCAGCAGCAGTTCCGGAAACACCCCGGGAGCAGTGGGGGCCGCCCAGCGCTCTGGAGCTCCGGCTCCACCCTGGTCAGCCCCAGGGCTGGTCTGAGGGGGACTCGCAGAGGCAGctgtttgcagatggccactttCTAAGGACACACTGTCAGCTGAACTGTGAAAGAGAAACAGTGCTAGAGTGGATTGTGCAGAGTGGTTGAGAAGCTCAAGACACGTTGGCCCAAGGCCCCAGAGGGAGGGCGGTGAAGGCTGGAGCGAGCCGGCTGCCTGTCCCTGGCCGGCTGTGGAGCAGGTCTCCCAGCAGCAAGAGGGAAGCCCGGTCGGTTGGCGTGCAGTGGCAGCCTGCACGTCTGAGCTCTGGCCCTGCGGGGCCTCTGCTGGGGTCCAGTGTGGTCTAACCCAGCGCCTGCCCCAGGGCACTCTCCGCAGGGGCCTGGGGACCGAGGCCTGAAGCCCAAAAGGCTGCAGCCAGTGCTGCCCAAACAGCCAGTGTGCCCTCTGCTCGTGGCGCTTCTGCAAAGCGCGATCCCCGGGGAGAAACTGCCAGTAGTGCAGCCCCCGTCCatgagctgggggcggggggcgttgATGTGCTGACTTCACTGTCTCAGCAGCACCAGGCTGGGGCCCAGAGGCCTGGGGCGTCCTGGGTGTCGAGACCGGGCAGGCTGGACACTCGAGACCGAAGGCTGGGTATTACTCTGGGGGGAGCAGGACACTTAGCGTGTTCAGAGACACGAGGGTGTTTTGGAAATGACTTGACATTTTGCACGCCCTGGCTCCTACACCCGTTTTCCCTTCCCTGCCGGAGTGAGCTTCCCACAGGCAGAGCCCTCTCCCATCCCCCACGGCATGTACGCTCACATGGCATGTGGCAGACGCCCACCGTGTGTGTCGCTCATTCTTCCAAACCTTCATTGACTTGTAGCTTGTGAGCATCTGTTCTGTGCCCTGCACGGTTCCAGGCACTTGAGAGACAAAACTAGCAAAATATCTGGCCTCATGGTGCTCGTACTCTTCGGAGGAGACGGCAccaggtgccaggggctgggctctGCGGGGAGACGCAGCAGGGACGGGAGGGAGAGTCGTCTGAGTAAGTGCAGAAATGAACAGTAAACCAGACGCCCGGCGACCCTGCAGGGCGCCCTGTCTTTAGAGTCCTGGCGGCCAGTGCCTCTTGGCTGCGAGTCACTGCGTGATGGCAAGGCCAGGGCGCCGTGCATGCCTGGGGCCGTCTCGGGCGATCTGTGCGGAAGGCTTCACGGTCACCTTTCAGCGACTGCCTCTGTCTTCCAGCTCGGAGTCCAGAGCCCTGTGGAGAGCCCTTCAGAACACGAACGCCACGTCTGCTTCCTGCTGCCTCTGGAGCGGGTCCCACTGCCAGGAGAACTACTTTCTCGTTCTCGGAGTAGATGCTGCTCGGAAGGTACGGTGGCTTGGTGGCCTGCGTTGAGACGGGGCTCCTGGGAGTGTGGCTGCACTTGACTGTAGCCAGCCACCCTGTGGCCACAGCACACTTGGAGGCCATCTGCCTGGGACAGGGAGGGGCGGTGGGGAAACACTCTGGTCTGCGGCAGGGTGCACCTGCCACCAGGACCTTGAGGTCTGAAGCCACTGACCTCTCAGAAGGGTGACtctggcagggtggggtgggggacagtgagGCAGTGGCAGAGTGGTGAGGGGGAGTGGGGCATTCTGCGGACTCAGGCCGCATGCCATGCTCAGACACCTGCCCTGTCCAGGGCTCCTGCAGGAGCTGGGGACAGACGCGGAGACCCGTCTGCACGTAGCTCTGGGGTAGGGAAGAAGGTGCTGTGGCACAACACCAAGTGCGCAGCCTGCCGGGCGTGCCGGGCGCCTCCTGGGGAGCTCCCTGGGAGGGGGCCGCGGGAGGGCGGAGGGTGGGCAGGAGCCTTCCCTACTCTCGGTGCCAGGGCCTGTCTGCACCACAGGTGCTGATGGAGCTGGGGGCGTGGGCACCTGCGGTGGGCACGCAGGAAGCGGAGGGGAGGGGGGCGAGCTCCATCGTGGACAGGCGGAGTAGGAGGGGCCATCAGTGTTTGGGAGCAAACAGCTCTCAGGGTGGGGTGGCTGTGCCTGGTGGAGGTGTGGGGTCGCCTGGGCATGGGTGGGGCTACAGCCAGTAGCTGGCCCCACAAACGTGTCCAGGCTCTAGGATGAAGCCCTCGGAGGTGGGGAAGGCTCAGGAGGGAGTGAGCTAGAGGCTGCAGTGAAGCATGTCACGGGCAGAAGCCCCAGAGTTCCTGAAGATGATGCGGAAGATGCAGATTATGGTGAGGGCCGCCTTTCGGCAATCCAGCTGGCAAAGACCTTTTCCCATTCTTAAATAATCTGGAAATTGCCAAAACTGGGAAACTCACAAAGGGCCAGCCAAGCAGGCAGACCAGCCCTGGCAAACATGGGCTGCAGAACGGTTGCCATGGTCAGTTGCCCATGGGCCACACGGGTCTGGCCTGGAAGAAGAGGCTCCAAGGAGGTCACCCGGCTGCATCATGTTCAAGGAACGGAGAACCAGCAGGCTGGGAAATGAGGGGGCAGCGCCCTCAGCAGGAGGCTCAGAGGTGGCACAGCTCCAGGCGGCAGGGCATGGGCAGGGCGAGGGGTGTGTTGTCCTGAGCTGGCCTTGAGGATGTCCCGCTGAGCAGGTCCCCAggccctggaggggaggggccctGACAATGTCCCGCTGAGCAGGTGGCAggccctggaggggaggggccgAGAGTCAGTGGCAGGGCAGCGTGACCCTTGGAGGGGCGGAGATAACTGCAGCTTAGGAATGAAAGTTAGTAGAGGGCTCAGGTAAAAGGAAACAGGAATCCGACAGCTGTGCTAACTGGCTGACAGGGTCTCTCTCCCCAGAGCCTTTCTGCAGACCAGGGCCACGCCGAGGAGGCTTCCGACCTCAAAGAGCCTGAAGGACTCCTCGCTGTCAGCGGCTTCCGTCTGCACCGCTGCAAAGCCCTGATCCAGACCAAGGTGAGTGGTCTCCAGGGGAGGCCGCGGCGGCCGTGCTGGCTGGTGTCTGCACTCACGTAGCCCCTCGCGCGTCTGTGTTTCACCCACTTACTTTTCTTCCCTTAATTCTGCACCTATGAAAAATGCACGTGTCTATCTAGGGCAGACAGGCAGAGCATTAACACCGCTGCAGGTGACAGGGAATATAAATGTGCCATCACAAAGACCGTAGGACAGAGGACCGGGAGATGCGTGGGTCTCGTGGGAGAACTggcaggaggccgaggcaggtggagaGGAGCTGCAGGGCAGCCACGACGCTGGGCGCGGGTGACCAGGCTGTGACTGCCGGGCAGGGCACGTGCACTCCCTGTGCGGAGCTGGAGGAAACGGGTCAGACGGGCAGCTTTGGCCATAGGCTGCTTGGCCTAGCAGGCTGGCGGGGGCACCTCAGGGTCTGGTCTAAAGTTCCCCCTGCAGAGTCACTTTGTCACGTCATCAGAGCAGGGCTCAAGGGCCGGAAAGGGTCTTCTTCCTGCAGCCCTGTCTTTATGAAGGAAGGAAAACCCTTTCTGGGCCAGGCTCTCGTGCCCACTTTGGACCAGGTAttgcaggtggggtggggtggggtggccagGCCAGCTCACCTCACTTCCTGCTCGGCCCAGGACCCCAGAGCAGTCGGGGCTTTCCCTGTATGCCCGGTGGACATGGGGCAGTGCAGCTGCCCGCCAGCACGGAGAGGGCGGGGCAGTGTAAGGTGCTGCCCCGTGGCCCAGCAGGAGGTGACAAGGACCTGAGCTGGAGGGGTGCCAGCAGGAAGGTCATGTGGTACAGGAGGGGGCCAGGGCCAGCTTCTGGGCAGGAGTGCAGCCGAGTGTGGCACTGGCCAGCCGAGGCGGGGCAGGCGCCCTTGACGGTCAGCACACAGGTGACAGGTGCCGAGGCACACACAGGAGGGCCCTTGTCACCGACGCACGCTGGGCCATCCATCTGCTCTTTGGAAAGCACCCTGGGATGGGAGGGTCATCTCACAGCAACAGGCCGTAGGGAATCGTTCATGGCTGTCACTCTCGACAGCCCAGACCGGGCAAATGCCCAGCAGAATCTGTCTGGGGGGAGCCGCGGGGCGGGGGGCGTGGGCGGCTGTGGCGGCCCCCACAGGAGTGCCAGACGCAGAGCACGAGGGCCAGAGACCCTGTGTGAGAAGCGGGCCCACCACTGTCTAGGGGGCTGCAGGCCAGAGTCAGAGGAGCCTAAGGAAGCTGTGTGGCCACTCGGGAGTTGGCGGGGGCAGGGGCACCTGCTGCGAGGATGGGAGGCCTGCGAATACGCAGTGTGGCCGCTCCCCACGGGCTGTGGTCCCGGCACGTGTCCATGCTGTGCGCTGCTCTGGTTACGCTGCGTGACAGGGTCTTAGGATGACAAAGTGGAGAGCGCTGAGGCGCCTAGAGGCGGGCGGGGTGGAGGGTGACCGGCCAGGGGCAGACGCCCACGCTGGCTTTCCGGTGGccgtgtgtgtgcgtgcctgactgctgtcctcctgcctcagctctcaGGGCCACCCGGCAGCAGACAGGGGGGCCTCATCACGTACAGCCTCTTCCTGAAGACCCCCTTATGTGGAAACGGACAGTACATCACCATGCCAAGGAAGAAGATTTTCACTCCACGAAACCTAAAAATGACATTCTTTAATAGTGATGTTTGCTAAAAATGAGAGTACTCTGTAACTTTATgaagaattttacattttcttactaGTTTGGTTTGGTCCTGGAAACCAGAACTATTGTGCAGCTGCTTCCCACGTCCCAAGTCAGCGTCCCGGGCTGCGCCCAAGGCTGGCCGCAGGCCTGGCCAGGACAGCACGGGCTCCTGCCCCGTGGGGGTGCCGCTGGCAGCTGGTGGGGTGCTTGGGGATGGACACCTCAGTCAGGCCCGTGagtgcagagaggaggaggatgtTGAAGTGTCACTGGGGAGACGGCCACAGAGCGCTCAGAAGCCCTTCCGTCCGTCACACTCTGCCCTTGCTCACGTCCCTGCCCCACAGCCTCAGGACAGGCCTCTCTCCCGCGTGGGCGAGAGGCTGCCCAGCACGACCGCACGGCAGCGCGGCCCGAGGAAGCCTGGCGGCCGCAGGGTTTCCCAGAATATCTGCTGAGGAAACTGTTCTCTGCCAAGGGCAGAGCCAAGCAGCCAGCACTGacttttgtaaaattttactaaataaaatGGCCTGGATACGTGTTCTCGGTGAGGCTCTGTGGAGGCTGATGCCTCAAATCCTGTCCCCCAGGGGAGGCCTGAGGTCTACGGAGGGGGCTGGCAGAGCGTGATCACCTGGGGAAGGCCGGGGTGCTCCAGGGGAGACACCCCGCTGTCTCCATTCCAGCCAAGGCCACACAGAAGGTGCCCAGGTCCCCTATCAACTCGGTTGTCAGCGGGGACGGGCAGGTGTGCCTGCCAtgcgggggaggaggaggctcGGTCCCTGCACAAGCCTGTCTGGCCCTGGCCACCCAGCCGTGCCACCCACACCGTGCCGCACCCGGCTTTGAGGCATAATGAAGGGATAACTCAGATTTCGTTTTTGGTGCCAGAAGCTTGAGAAAGCTGC encodes:
- the CLBA1 gene encoding uncharacterized protein CLBA1 isoform X1; the encoded protein is MQGRRERVAQSWGDRAGAAGDGSLREAPGRRSGDDVGWARTRASLLLRDGKAGVPRPGEGSTCTAGRRDPGEHSTWGEFEGFREPSAESGQSAQSLQLLQGPTEPQPPRTASAPEECGSHRLYQGGPWMTGAAVVPPSEPILSYEDIFKFAFQEVTVPQATEDVSALHHFLEISSEEKPGLESVHKFCSESRALWRALQNTNATSASCCLWSGSHCQENYFLVLGVDAARKGLSPQSLSADQGHAEEASDLKEPEGLLAVSGFRLHRCKALIQTKLSGPPGSRQGGLITYSLFLKTPLCGNGQYITMPRKKIFTPRNLKMTFFNSDVC
- the CLBA1 gene encoding uncharacterized protein CLBA1 isoform X2, with the translated sequence MQGRRERVAQSWGDRAGAAGDGSLREAPGRRSGDDVGWARTRASLLLRDGKAGVPRPGEGSTCTAGRRDPGEHSTWGEFEGFREPSAESGQSAQSLQLLQGPTEPQPPRTASAPEECGSHRLYQGGPWMTGAAVVPPSEPILSYEDIFKFAFQEVTVPQATEDVSALHHFLEISSEEKPGLESVHKFCSESRALWRALQNTNATSASCCLWSGSHCQENYFLVLGVDAARKSLSADQGHAEEASDLKEPEGLLAVSGFRLHRCKALIQTKLSGPPGSRQGGLITYSLFLKTPLCGNGQYITMPRKKIFTPRNLKMTFFNSDVC